One window of the Perca flavescens isolate YP-PL-M2 chromosome 5, PFLA_1.0, whole genome shotgun sequence genome contains the following:
- the LOC114555289 gene encoding serine protease inhibitor 2.1, with protein MMMRAAVGLWVLSAVICVGRGHHHPDHHLGHGNDKAIQDTVVNGSATSVSLVTEANQEFSFRLYRKLAADADSQGKNIFFSPASVSVALAALSVGARGETHRQLFSGLGFNSSLLTQTDVDQAFQRFLQRANNTSQEDASEGTAVFVDNRFKPKPEFLQTLKQSYFADGFNVDFNQTTESADTINKYVEEKTNGKIDKLVEKLDPNTVMYLISYIYYKGKWATPFDPKLTKQDDFNVDDNTKVPVLMMNLEDSFNTYHDRELNTMVLQLPFNSSYSMLLMLPDVMATLENAIGPKHVSKWLKAMMRPRRLDVYIPKFSIKTSYNLNDVLSEMGMTDMFGGGGNFRGIYEDKSLEVSQVVHKATLDVDEAGATAAAATGISIAVNSAVRVLKFNRPFMVLITERNTEKILFLGKIINPTT; from the exons ATGATGATGCGTGCAGCCGTGGGTCTCTGGGTCCTATCAGCAGTGATCTGCGTGGGCAGAGGCCATCACCATCCCGATCACCATTTGGGTCACGGCAACGACAAGGCCATCCAAGACACTGTAGTGAACGGCAGCGCCACCAGCGTCTCCCTGGTGACCGAAGCAAACCAAGAGTTTTCCTTCCGACTCTACAGGAAGTTAGCAGCTGATGCTGACTCACAGGGAAAGAATATCTTCTTCTCCCCGGCTAGTGTGTCGGTGGCCTTGGCTGCGTTGTCCGTGGGAGCACGGGGGGAGACTCACCGTCAGCTTTTCAGTGGTCTGGGATTCAACAGCTCCCTCCTGACTCAGACAGATGTGGACCAGGCCTTCCAGAGGTTCCTCCAGAGGGCCAATAACACATCCCAGGAGGACGCCAGCGAAGGGACCGCCGTGTTCGTGGACAACCGCTTCAAGCCGAAGCCAGAGTTCCTTCAGACCCTGAAGCAGTCGTACTTCGCAGATGGGTTCAATGTGGACTTCAACCAAACCACAGAAAGTGCTGATACCATCAATAAGTACGTGGAGGAGAAGACCAACGGGAAGATTGACAAGCTGGTGGAAAAACTGGATCCAAATACAGTCATGTATCTCATCAGCTACATCTACTACAAAG GAAAGTGGGCAACTCCGTTTGACCCTAAGCTCACCAAGCAGGACGACTTCAACGTGGACGACAACACCAAG GTTCCGGTTCTCATGATGAATCTGGAGGATAGTTTCAACACCTATCACGACCGCGAGCTGAACACGATGGTCCTTCAGCTCCCCTTCAACAGCTCCTACTCCATGCTGCTCATGTTGCCTGACGTCATGGCAACATTGGAGAACGCCATTGGCCCGAAACACGTCTCCAAATGGTTGAAGGCTATGATGAGACCCAG GAGACTTGATGTATATATTCCAAAGTTCTCCATCAAGACTTCCTACAACCTCAACGATGTGCTGTCAGAAATGGGAATGACAGACATGTTTGGTGGTGGTGGAAATTTCAGAGGCATTTACGAGGACAAAAGTCTGGAAGTCTCACAA GTTGTGCACAAAGCTACGCTGGACGTGGACGAGGCCGGAGCCACCGCTGCTGCCGCCACGGGCATTAGCATCGCAGTGAATTCTGCCGTCCGTGTGTTGAAGTTCAATCGTCCATTCATGGTCCTCATCACTGAACGCAACACGGAGAAAATCCTCTTCTTGGGCAAGATTATCAACCCAACCACCTGA